Proteins co-encoded in one Malus domestica chromosome 09, GDT2T_hap1 genomic window:
- the LOC103443169 gene encoding anaphase-promoting complex subunit 5 isoform X2, which produces MAGIVKPPGAFAVTPHKVSVCILLQIYAPPSQISVPFPFSTVSQHNRLGLFLLSLTKSYDDMFEPKLDELIHQLRGIGGLLNYWLTDHLTSRLSALSSPDDLFNFFSDMRGILGGPEAGVLEDDQVILDPNSNLGMFLRRCILAFNLLSFEGACHLLTSIGMYCKEAITSCPPYESPHLDDSSNDLETPPEYENMELENLVFEKVTEEIEARERAGGRVSFHLHAPKALVGLVEDIEVPGDPEFKHGGNREDCHYAHPTSSTFSDLDPNGGIFLRTNWQIQGFLQEQADALEKQGSSFSLNAFELMLRQLQKLAPELHRVHFLRYLNGLYHDDFFAALENVHRYFDYSSGIEGFDFVPPASGCNSLGRYEIALLCLGMMHFHFGHPKQALEVLTEAVHISQQQSNDTCLAYTLAAICNLLSETGISSTTGILGSSYSPLTRIGISLSVQQQLFVLLRGSLKRAENLKLKRLVASNHLAMAKFDLTHVQRPLVSFGPKASMKLRTNPVTVCKELRLSSQLISEFGSETSSMTTDGAFSTAWLKNLQKPMDSQVLSQESGTGSNNAFQFCAQPSSVPASVLQLIGSSYLLRATAWEIYGSSSLARFNALVHATCFPDVSSSSDTALAYLKLIQHLAVYKGYKEAFAALKIAAEKFLSISKSRILLLKLQLLHERALHRGHLKFAQQVCDELGVLASSVNGVDMELKTEASLRKARTLLAANQFSEAAAVAHSLFCMCYKFNMQVENASVLLLLAEIHKKSGNAVLGLPYALASLSFCQSFNLDLLKASATLTLAELWLSLGSSHAKRALSLVHGAFPMILGQGGLELRARAFIVEAKCYLSDPSFSISESSDDVLDPLRQASDELQLLEVNILPSLSFLKHMLLLVVLRWKRYGERISSRVQWL; this is translated from the exons ATGGCGGGTATTGTCAAACCGCCGGGGGCTTTCGCGGTGACGCCGCACAAAGTCTCCGTCTGCATACTGCTCCAGATCTACGCGCCGCCCTCTCAAATCTCAGTCCCGTTCCCCTTCTCCACCGTCAGCCAGCACAACCGCCTCGGCCTGTTCTTGCTCTCCCTCACTAAG TCTTATGATGATATGTTCGAGCCGAAATTGGATGAACTTATACACCAATTGAGGGGAATTGGGGGATTATTGAACTATTGGTTAACCGATCATCTGACCAGTAGGTTGTCGGCTCTGTCCTCGCCGGATGATTTGTTTAACTTCTTTAGTGATATGCGAG GGATCCTTGGGGGCCCCGAAGcaggtgttttggaagatgacCAAGTTATTCTGGATCCAAATAGCAACTTGGGGATGTTTCTCCGACGTTGCATACTTGCGTTTAATCTTTTATCCTTTGAG GGTGCGTGTCATCTTTTAACAAGTATAGGAATGTACTGTAAAGAAGCCATCACAAGTTGTCCTCCATATGAGTCACCTCACTTAGATGATTCAAGTAATGATTTAGAAACACCTCCGGAATATGAAAACATGGAACTGGAGAATCTTGTTTTTGAAAAAGTCACCGAAGAAATCGAAGCAAGAGAAAGAGCTGGTGGAAGAGTTTCTTTTCATCTTCATGCACCCAAAGCACTTGTTGGATTGGTTGAAG ATATTGAAGTCCCTGGTGATCCAGAATTCAAACATGGTGGCAATAGAGAAGATTGTCATTATGCACATCCTACAAGCAGTACATTCAGTGATCTTGATCCCAACGGTGGGATATTCCTACGGACAAACTGGCAGATACAGGGATTTCTACAGGAGCAAGCTGATGCACTTGAAAA GCAGGGGAGCTCTTTCTCTTTAAATGCTTTTGAGCTCATGCTTAGGCAGCTTCAAAAACTGGCACCTGAGCTACATCGT GTTCACTTCTTGCGTTACTTGAATGGTCTGTATCATGATGATTTTTTTGCTGCCTTGGAGAATGTTCACCGCTATTTTGATTACAG CTCAGGGATTGAAGGATTTGATTTCGTTCCTCCTGCATCCGGTTGCAATAGCTTAGGAAGATATGAAATTGCCTTGCTTTGTTTAGGAATGATGCATTTCCATTTTGGACACCCAAAGCAAGCTTTGGAG GTTTTGACCGAGGCAGTACATATTTCTCAACAG CAAAGTAACGATACATGTCTTGCTTACACCTTAGCGGCTATCTGCAATTTGTTGTCCGAAACTGGCATATCTAGTACAACTGGAATACTGGGCTCATCATATTCACCTTTGACCAGAATAGGCATTTCACTGTCTGTCCAGCAACAACTATTTGTTCTCTTGAGAGGGTCTCTAAAGAGAGCAGAAAATTTGAAGTTGAAGCGTTTAGTGGCATCCAATCATCTTGCGATGgctaaatttgatttaacg CATGTGCAAAGGCCTCTAGTTTCATTTGGACCCAAGGCTTCAATGAAGCTTAGAACAAACCCAGTTACTGTTTGCAAG GAACTTAGATTGAGTTCTCAATTGATTAGTGAGTTTGGATCCGAAACTTCTTCAATGACAACTGATGGTGCTTTTAGTACTGCATGGCTTAAGAATTTACAGAAGCCAATGGATTCACAAGTCTTGTCTCAAGAAAGTGGAACAGGAAGCAATAATGCTTTCCAGTTCTGTGCACAACCAAGTTCAGTCCCTGCATCTGTGTTGCAGTTAATAGGCTCTTCATACTTACTTCGTGCCACTGCATGGGAAATATATGGCAG CTCCTCTCTTGCCAGATTTAATGCACTTGTTCATGCAACTTGTTTTCCTGATGTTTCAAG TTCATCTGACACAGCATTAGCATATCTGAAGCTCATCCAACATCTAGCCGTTTATAAAGGATACAAAG AGGCTTTTGCTGCTCTTAAAATAGCTGCAGAGAAGTTTTTATCCATCTCAAAATCAAGAATTTTGTTATTGAAACTTCAGCTGCTCCATGAGCGTGCTTTACATAG AGGACATTTGAAGTTTGCCCAACAAGTATGTGATGAGCTTGGAGTCCTGGCATCATCTGTCAATGGCGTGGATATGGAACTGAAGACGGAAGCAAGTCTCAGAAAAGCTCGTACATTGCTTGCCGCAAATCAGTTCAGTGAG GCGGCAGCTGTAGCACACTCACTCTTCTGCATGTGTTACAAATTCAATATGCAAGTTGAAAATGCCAGTGTGCTTCTTTTGCTAGCTGAAATCCACAAG AAATCGGGTAATGCTGTTTTAGGTCTTCCGTATGCATTGGCAAGCCTCTCATTTTGCCAGTCGTTTAATCTGGATCTGCTTAAAGCATCGGCCACACTCACACTAGCTGAGTTGTGGCTCTCACTTGGATCAAGTCATGCAAAAAGGGCCCTGAGCCTTGTACATGGGGCTTTTCCTATGATTCTTGGTCAAGGAGGTTTGGAGCTCCGTGCTCGGGCCTTCATTGTAGAAGCAAAATGCTATCTATCCGATCCAAGCTTTTCCA TTTCTGAAAGCTCCGATGATGTGCTGGATCCGCTGAGACAAGCCTCGGACGAGCTTCAATTGCTAGAGGTAAATATACTTCCGAGTTTGAGTTTTCTGAAACATATGCTTTTATTGGTTGT GCTTAGGTGGAAGAGATATGGAGAGAGGATCTCTTCCCGTGTTCAATGGCTATGA
- the LOC103443169 gene encoding anaphase-promoting complex subunit 5 isoform X1: MAGIVKPPGAFAVTPHKVSVCILLQIYAPPSQISVPFPFSTVSQHNRLGLFLLSLTKSYDDMFEPKLDELIHQLRGIGGLLNYWLTDHLTSRLSALSSPDDLFNFFSDMRGILGGPEAGVLEDDQVILDPNSNLGMFLRRCILAFNLLSFEGACHLLTSIGMYCKEAITSCPPYESPHLDDSSNDLETPPEYENMELENLVFEKVTEEIEARERAGGRVSFHLHAPKALVGLVEDIEVPGDPEFKHGGNREDCHYAHPTSSTFSDLDPNGGIFLRTNWQIQGFLQEQADALEKQGSSFSLNAFELMLRQLQKLAPELHRVHFLRYLNGLYHDDFFAALENVHRYFDYSSGIEGFDFVPPASGCNSLGRYEIALLCLGMMHFHFGHPKQALEVLTEAVHISQQQSNDTCLAYTLAAICNLLSETGISSTTGILGSSYSPLTRIGISLSVQQQLFVLLRGSLKRAENLKLKRLVASNHLAMAKFDLTHVQRPLVSFGPKASMKLRTNPVTVCKELRLSSQLISEFGSETSSMTTDGAFSTAWLKNLQKPMDSQVLSQESGTGSNNAFQFCAQPSSVPASVLQLIGSSYLLRATAWEIYGSSSLARFNALVHATCFPDVSSSSDTALAYLKLIQHLAVYKGYKEAFAALKIAAEKFLSISKSRILLLKLQLLHERALHRGHLKFAQQVCDELGVLASSVNGVDMELKTEASLRKARTLLAANQFSEAAAVAHSLFCMCYKFNMQVENASVLLLLAEIHKKSGNAVLGLPYALASLSFCQSFNLDLLKASATLTLAELWLSLGSSHAKRALSLVHGAFPMILGQGGLELRARAFIVEAKCYLSDPSFSISESSDDVLDPLRQASDELQLLEYHELAAEAFYLMAMVFDKLKRVEDREDAAASFKQHTLALENPQHEEDPLINMF, from the exons ATGGCGGGTATTGTCAAACCGCCGGGGGCTTTCGCGGTGACGCCGCACAAAGTCTCCGTCTGCATACTGCTCCAGATCTACGCGCCGCCCTCTCAAATCTCAGTCCCGTTCCCCTTCTCCACCGTCAGCCAGCACAACCGCCTCGGCCTGTTCTTGCTCTCCCTCACTAAG TCTTATGATGATATGTTCGAGCCGAAATTGGATGAACTTATACACCAATTGAGGGGAATTGGGGGATTATTGAACTATTGGTTAACCGATCATCTGACCAGTAGGTTGTCGGCTCTGTCCTCGCCGGATGATTTGTTTAACTTCTTTAGTGATATGCGAG GGATCCTTGGGGGCCCCGAAGcaggtgttttggaagatgacCAAGTTATTCTGGATCCAAATAGCAACTTGGGGATGTTTCTCCGACGTTGCATACTTGCGTTTAATCTTTTATCCTTTGAG GGTGCGTGTCATCTTTTAACAAGTATAGGAATGTACTGTAAAGAAGCCATCACAAGTTGTCCTCCATATGAGTCACCTCACTTAGATGATTCAAGTAATGATTTAGAAACACCTCCGGAATATGAAAACATGGAACTGGAGAATCTTGTTTTTGAAAAAGTCACCGAAGAAATCGAAGCAAGAGAAAGAGCTGGTGGAAGAGTTTCTTTTCATCTTCATGCACCCAAAGCACTTGTTGGATTGGTTGAAG ATATTGAAGTCCCTGGTGATCCAGAATTCAAACATGGTGGCAATAGAGAAGATTGTCATTATGCACATCCTACAAGCAGTACATTCAGTGATCTTGATCCCAACGGTGGGATATTCCTACGGACAAACTGGCAGATACAGGGATTTCTACAGGAGCAAGCTGATGCACTTGAAAA GCAGGGGAGCTCTTTCTCTTTAAATGCTTTTGAGCTCATGCTTAGGCAGCTTCAAAAACTGGCACCTGAGCTACATCGT GTTCACTTCTTGCGTTACTTGAATGGTCTGTATCATGATGATTTTTTTGCTGCCTTGGAGAATGTTCACCGCTATTTTGATTACAG CTCAGGGATTGAAGGATTTGATTTCGTTCCTCCTGCATCCGGTTGCAATAGCTTAGGAAGATATGAAATTGCCTTGCTTTGTTTAGGAATGATGCATTTCCATTTTGGACACCCAAAGCAAGCTTTGGAG GTTTTGACCGAGGCAGTACATATTTCTCAACAG CAAAGTAACGATACATGTCTTGCTTACACCTTAGCGGCTATCTGCAATTTGTTGTCCGAAACTGGCATATCTAGTACAACTGGAATACTGGGCTCATCATATTCACCTTTGACCAGAATAGGCATTTCACTGTCTGTCCAGCAACAACTATTTGTTCTCTTGAGAGGGTCTCTAAAGAGAGCAGAAAATTTGAAGTTGAAGCGTTTAGTGGCATCCAATCATCTTGCGATGgctaaatttgatttaacg CATGTGCAAAGGCCTCTAGTTTCATTTGGACCCAAGGCTTCAATGAAGCTTAGAACAAACCCAGTTACTGTTTGCAAG GAACTTAGATTGAGTTCTCAATTGATTAGTGAGTTTGGATCCGAAACTTCTTCAATGACAACTGATGGTGCTTTTAGTACTGCATGGCTTAAGAATTTACAGAAGCCAATGGATTCACAAGTCTTGTCTCAAGAAAGTGGAACAGGAAGCAATAATGCTTTCCAGTTCTGTGCACAACCAAGTTCAGTCCCTGCATCTGTGTTGCAGTTAATAGGCTCTTCATACTTACTTCGTGCCACTGCATGGGAAATATATGGCAG CTCCTCTCTTGCCAGATTTAATGCACTTGTTCATGCAACTTGTTTTCCTGATGTTTCAAG TTCATCTGACACAGCATTAGCATATCTGAAGCTCATCCAACATCTAGCCGTTTATAAAGGATACAAAG AGGCTTTTGCTGCTCTTAAAATAGCTGCAGAGAAGTTTTTATCCATCTCAAAATCAAGAATTTTGTTATTGAAACTTCAGCTGCTCCATGAGCGTGCTTTACATAG AGGACATTTGAAGTTTGCCCAACAAGTATGTGATGAGCTTGGAGTCCTGGCATCATCTGTCAATGGCGTGGATATGGAACTGAAGACGGAAGCAAGTCTCAGAAAAGCTCGTACATTGCTTGCCGCAAATCAGTTCAGTGAG GCGGCAGCTGTAGCACACTCACTCTTCTGCATGTGTTACAAATTCAATATGCAAGTTGAAAATGCCAGTGTGCTTCTTTTGCTAGCTGAAATCCACAAG AAATCGGGTAATGCTGTTTTAGGTCTTCCGTATGCATTGGCAAGCCTCTCATTTTGCCAGTCGTTTAATCTGGATCTGCTTAAAGCATCGGCCACACTCACACTAGCTGAGTTGTGGCTCTCACTTGGATCAAGTCATGCAAAAAGGGCCCTGAGCCTTGTACATGGGGCTTTTCCTATGATTCTTGGTCAAGGAGGTTTGGAGCTCCGTGCTCGGGCCTTCATTGTAGAAGCAAAATGCTATCTATCCGATCCAAGCTTTTCCA TTTCTGAAAGCTCCGATGATGTGCTGGATCCGCTGAGACAAGCCTCGGACGAGCTTCAATTGCTAGAG TATCACGAATTGGCGGCCGAAGCTTTCTATTTAATGGCTATGGTGTTCGACAAACTGAAAAGAGTAGAGGACAGAGAAGATGCTGCGGCCTCGTTTAAGCAACACACTTTGGCTCTTGAGAATCCGCAACATGAGGAAGATCCTCTTATCAACATGTTTTGA
- the LOC103443168 gene encoding LOW QUALITY PROTEIN: 4-hydroxyphenylpyruvate dioxygenase (The sequence of the model RefSeq protein was modified relative to this genomic sequence to represent the inferred CDS: deleted 1 base in 1 codon), which yields MTATATSSTMGQDNDTQFNLVGFSNFVRTNPRSDRFKVHRFHHVEFWCTDATNAALRFSWGLGMPMVAKSDLSTGNQTHASYLLRSGDLVFLFTAPYSPTLTRTADPARPRTTASIPTFDHSASRAFSATHGLGVRAVAIQVEDAVSAFTASVAHGAKPSAAPILLDNRVTIAEVQLYGDVVLRYVSYTDHNHLTDPDPHLWFLPGFESLTSSFPIDFGIRRLDHAVGNVEDLKSAVSYVIGFTGFHEFAEFTAEDVGTSESGLNSVVLANNEEMVLFPMNEPVYGTKRKSQIQTYLEHNEGAGVQHLALGSEDIFRTLREMRSRSGVGGFQFLPAPPPPTYYRNLKKRVGDVLTDEQIKECEELGILVDRDDQGTLLQIFTKPVGDRPTIFVEIIQRVGCMLKDEEGKIHQKGGCGGFGKGNFSELFKSIEEYEKTLEAKQIAEPADA from the exons atgACAGCCACGGCAACCAGCAGCACCATGGGCCAGGATAACGACACCCAGTTCAACCTCGTTGGCTTCTCCAACTTCGTACGGACCAACCCCCGATCCGACCGCTTCAAAGTCCACCGCTTCCACCACGTCGAGTTCTGGTGCACCGACGCCACTAATGCCGCC CTCCGATTCTCCTGGGGACTCGGCATGCCCATGGTAGCTAAGTCGGACCTATCCACCGGCAATCAAACCCACGCTTCCTACCTCCTCCGCTCCGGCGACCTCGTTTTCCTCTTCACCGCCCCGTACTCACCCACCCTGACCCGAACCGCCGACCCGGCCAGGCCCAGAACCACGGCCTCGATCCCCACCTTCGACCACTCCGCCTCCCGCGCCTTCTCCGCCACCCACGGCCTTGGGGTCCGCGCCGTCGCCATCCAAGTCGAGGACGCCGTCTCCGCCTTCACAGCCAGTGTCGCCCACGGCGCCAAACCCTCGGCGGCCCCCATCCTCCTGGACAACCGAGTCACCATCGCCGAAGTCCAACTGTACGGTGATGTCGTTTTGCGATACGTCAGCTATACGGACCACAACCACCTCACAGACCCGGACCCCCACCTCTGGTTCCTCCCTGGATTCGAATCGCTAACGTCGTCGTTCCCAATCGATTTCGGAATCCGCCGCCTCGACCACGCCGTCGGCAACGTGGAGGATCTCAAATCGGCAGTGTCCTACGTCATAGGCTTCACCGGATTCCACGAGTTCGCCGAGTTCACCGCCGAGGACGTCGGGACGAGCGAGAGCGGACTCAACTCTGTCGTCTTGGCGAACAACGAGGAGATGGTGCTGTTTCCGATGAACGAGCCGGTGTACGGGACGAAGAGGAAGAGCCAGATTCAGACGTACCTGGAGCACAACGAGGGTGCAGGGGTTCAGCATTTGGCGCTGGGGAGCGAGGACATATTCAGGACGCTGAGGGAAATGCGGAGCCGGAGCGGCGTCGGCGGGTTTCAGTTCCTGCCAGCGCCGCCGCCGCCGACGTATTACAGGAATTTGAAGAAGAGGGTGGGGGACGTGCTGACGGATGAGCAGAttaag gaGTGTGAGGAGTTGGGGATTTTGGTGGATAGGGACGATCAGGGGACTCTGCTTCAGATTTTCACTAAGCCTGTTGGAGATAG GCCAACCATATTCGTAGAGATCATTCAGAGAGTGGGGTGCATGCTTAAGGATGAAGAAGGAAAGATACACCAGAAGGGTGGATGTGGTGGGTTCGGGAAGGGTAACTTCTCCGAGCTCTTCAAGTCCATCGAGGAATACGAGAAGACGCTTGAAGCCAAACAGATCGCTGAGCCAGCTGATGCGTGA
- the LOC103411500 gene encoding GDSL esterase/lipase At2g42990 yields the protein MENLYIPWLFLVHTLTLVAKCRAKVPAVIVFGDSSVDSGNNNFIPTIARSNFQPYGQDFPGGQPTGRFCNGRIPPDFISEGLGCKPIIPAYLDPTHNISDFATGVCFASAGTGYDNATSDVVQVIPLWKEVEYYKEYQKKLKAYLGVRNAKKLLSEALYLISIGTNDFLENYFTLPNRQSQFTVKQYEDFLIDLAADFLKKLYVLGARKISLAGLPPMGCLPLERTTNIMGQNSCVEERNNLALEFNGKLKGLVAKLNEELPGLDLMFSDVYYIFLQIIKRPSAFGLEEARVGCCGTGTFEMSFLCDQFNPFTCQDANKYVFWDAFHPSEKTNRIISEYALKTSLAKFL from the exons ATGGAAAACTTGTATATTCCCTGGCTTTTCTTAGTTCATACCCTAACCCTTGTTGCCAAATGTAGAGCTAAAGTTCCAGCAGTCATAGTATTTGGAGATTCTTCTGTTGATTCAGGTAACAACAACTTCATTCCTACAATTGCCAGGAGCAACTTCCAGCCTTATGGTCAAGATTTTCCGGGAGGCCAGCCCACCGGGCGGTTCTGCAATGGCCGGATTCCTCCTGACTTCATCTCCGAAGGTCTAGGCTGCAAGCCAATTATACCTGCCTACTTAGATCCAACTCACAACATATCAGATTTTGCCACTGGTGTTTGCTTCGCTTCTGCAGGAACTGGCTATGATAATGCTACTTCTGATGTTGTA CAAGTGATTCCACTGTGGAAAGAAGTGGAGTACTACAAGGAATACCAAAAGAAACTAAAAGCCTATCTTGGAGTTAGGAATGCAAAGAAGCTACTAAGCGAGGCATTATATTTGATCAGCATAGGAACAAATGACTTCCTTGAAAACTATTTTACACTCCCGAACCGGCAGTCCCAGTTCACCGTGAAACAGTACGAAGATTTCCTGATCGATCTTGCCGCAGATTTTCTGAAGAAACTATACGTTCTAGGAGCTCGGAAGATATCGCTCGCGGGGCTTCCTCCAATGGGGTGTTTGCCATTGGAGAGGACCACAAATATTATGGGGCAAAATTCATGTGTGGAGGAACGCAACAACTTAGCTTTGGAGTTTAATGGCAAGTTGAAGGGTTTGGTGGCAAAGCTGAATGAGGAGCTTCCGGGGCTTGATTTGATGTTTTCAGATGTTTATTACATTTTCTTGCAAATCATAAAAAGGCCTTCTGCATTTG GATTGGAGGAAGCACGAGTGGGATGCTGCGGCACAGGAACATTTGAGATGAGTTTCCTCTGCGATCAGTTCAATCCATTTACTTGTCAGGATGCAAATAAATACGTGTTTTGGGATGCCTTCCATCCTTCTGAGAAAACCAATCGAATCATCTCAGAATATGCACTCAAAACTTCTCTAGCAAAGTTCCTTTAA